The window TGGTCCAGCTCATTTCAGAGATGTGCACCAAGCCTTCCACGCCGGGTTCAAGCTCCACAAAAGCTCCGAAGGATTTCACGCTGACCACTTTGCCGGTAACGCGCACGCCCTCGGGGTATTTGATGGCCACGTTTTCCCAAGGATGCGGCACCAGTTGTTTCATGCCGAGGGAGATTTTATTGGTTTCGGGATCGAATTTGATCACTTTCACTTTCACCTTGTCGCCGATGTTGAGCATGTCGGTGGGGTGGTTGATCTTGCCCCAGCTCATGTCGGTGAGGTGGAGGAGGCCGTCGATGCCGCCCAGATCGATGAAAGCGCCGTATTGGGTTATATTTTTCACCTCGCCGTCAAGCTCGATATCCACTTGGATCCTGGAGAGTAGTTCTTCGCGTTTGATTCTGGCTTCTTCTTCCAGTACCATCTTTCGGGAGAGGATGATATTGCGGTGCTCCTCGTCGATGTTCATCACCTTGAACTGAAGTTCCTTGCCGATGAACTGGTCGAGGTTGGGAATGGGTTTTATGGACATATGGGAGCCGGGTAAAAAGGCATCGATGCCCATCACGTTCACGATCATGCCACCCTTCACGCGGCGCCGGATGGTGCCTGTGAGGACTGAACCGTCGATGGAGGCCTGTTTGATCAGCTCAATGTTCTTGAAGTAATCGGCTTTGCGCTTGGAAAGCGAAAGCCTGCCTTCACCGTTGTCCAGATCGTTGATGAAGACCATGATGTGGGTGTTGACTTCAGGAATGCCGGTGTATTCGAATTCGCTGAGCGGGATCGCTCCGTCGCTCTTGAAGCCGATGTCCACCACCACGTCTTTGTCATTGACGCTCACCACGACACCTTCCTTGATCTCACCGCGGCGGAAGCTGGATTCGTGCTCTTCAAGCAGATACATCAACTCGTCATCCGGATGCTGCTCCGCAGGTTTGTCTGCTTGGGGCTTGGGTGCCGGCGTTTCAGGCTGCTTTTCAGCCGCGGGAACAGGTTCCATTGGAGATTCAGGTTGTTCTTCAATCACAGGTTCCACGGGCGTTTCAGCTTGGGGTTCAAGCTGTTCTTCGGTTGCGGCGGCTGGTTCCGCCGGGGTTTCAGGCTCCGCCGGAGTTTCCGGGGTGACCTTGGTTTCATCAGATTCTGTCGTTACCTCGGCAATAGGTTCCGCTTCGGGTGCCGTTACTTCTTCGGTTGCTTTTGACGTCGTGCCTTCCCCTTCCTTCAGGATTTCTTCCGGAACGGGCTGGTCTTGGTTTTGATCATGATTTAACATGATTCCTCCTTATACGTGGGTATTTCCTCAAAGCGGCTTACCGCTGTGGGAATTCCCTTTAATGTAAAAATCTTTAAATAAACATCCAGGATGGCTTCCTCAGGAGTGGAGGCTCCGGCAGCCAGACCAATGCTTTGTGTGTCGCCCAGATCGGAGAGACTGAGCTCAGAAGAGTCTTCGATGTGCAGGCTGCGAGCCTCGCGGGAACAGAGATCATTCAGCATCTTGGTGTTGGAGCTGTTTCGTCCGCCGATCACAAGCATCAGGTCTGAAATCTGGGCCAGGGCCACTGCGGCTTCCTGGCGCTGAGCGGTGGCGGAGCAGATGGTATTGAAAACTTTGAGTTCCAGGCAGCGCGGCAACACGCTCTGGACAAGGGCTTGCAGGTTAGCCAGTTTCTGGGTGGTCTGGCAAACAATGCACAGAGTTTTCCAAGGTCCGTCGCTGGGAGACTCGCCCGGCTTGATAACTTGGGTAAGCGAATTTCCGTAGGAAAGCATGCCCTTCACTTCAGGATGCTCAGGATCGCCAAGGATCATCACGGGGATTTCGGCTTGGGCTGCCACCAACTGCTGAGCGCGCTCCACATAAGGGCAGGTGGCGTCAATAATCTCGCATCCGCTGGACTGCAGGGCAGCCAGGTCCTGTTTGGAAACGCCGTGTGAACGCAGAACCACCTTGGCGCCGCTGATCCCGGTGGCAGAATCAACGCTGACGATCCCTTCTGATGCCAGATCGCTTACGATGCGGGGATTATGGATCAATTCACCCAGCGTTCGCACTTCTCCTCCAGCGGCTTTGGCCTCACGGGCCATGCGGAGGGCACGGCGAACTCCAAAACAGAAACCTGAGTGCTGGGCCAGCAGGACTTTCATAGTCCC of the Candidatus Cloacimonadota bacterium genome contains:
- a CDS encoding S1 RNA-binding domain-containing protein — protein: MLNHDQNQDQPVPEEILKEGEGTTSKATEEVTAPEAEPIAEVTTESDETKVTPETPAEPETPAEPAAATEEQLEPQAETPVEPVIEEQPESPMEPVPAAEKQPETPAPKPQADKPAEQHPDDELMYLLEEHESSFRRGEIKEGVVVSVNDKDVVVDIGFKSDGAIPLSEFEYTGIPEVNTHIMVFINDLDNGEGRLSLSKRKADYFKNIELIKQASIDGSVLTGTIRRRVKGGMIVNVMGIDAFLPGSHMSIKPIPNLDQFIGKELQFKVMNIDEEHRNIILSRKMVLEEEARIKREELLSRIQVDIELDGEVKNITQYGAFIDLGGIDGLLHLTDMSWGKINHPTDMLNIGDKVKVKVIKFDPETNKISLGMKQLVPHPWENVAIKYPEGVRVTGKVVSVKSFGAFVELEPGVEGLVHISEMSWTKKITDARKIVKVGDTVNAIVLELDKENRRISLGMKQMEANPWLSIEDHYPVGSVITRPVKSLTAFGAFVEVADGIDGLIHISDISWTKRIYHPREVYHKGQEVEAVILSIDRALHRIALGVKQLHPDPWEHLNESLPINTEVIGKIGKLIPKGVLVDIKVGEDIVEGFIPISHLAIPKLEHSEEAFHVGEELPLKVIELDMENRRLILSVKAFFFSRDPKLQEEYIAIHEQYMRERIARLQKKRADRLAREKQKQEAAAKLAEEAKTQAEATATEDVSDAVETVTEEVPAEEPAADEPVTEEAVEKEEVSAEEPVPAEPVTEETVETEEAPTEEQVPEEPVAEEAVETVETPTEEPVAEEPAAEEITETPEETPAEPENQDN